In Arachis hypogaea cultivar Tifrunner chromosome 17, arahy.Tifrunner.gnm2.J5K5, whole genome shotgun sequence, a single window of DNA contains:
- the LOC112763540 gene encoding protein FAR1-RELATED SEQUENCE 5-like, translated as MSEADIGHMVNMKKGGISVGQIYRALANQAGGYEYLSFTQRDMYNKIAKQRCQLSGDAYAALKYLEDQATNDPSLYYNHHMDADCTLRNLFWCDGLNRADYSLFGDVLAFDATYKRNKYMCPLVVFSGINHHNQTIIFAAALICDEKKDTYRWLLQQLKAAMNWKAPVSVITDDDLSMKFAIEKEFPNAHHRLCAWHLIRNATSNIGKPQFTSMFKKCMLGDYEIDVFRQKWFEMVEGFGVENKNWVLDMYKKRHSWATAHIRGKFFAGFQTTSRCEGLNSIIAKYVNSRQLANFACRDNKRFISTREMALNLLKQFKEEDAGQ; from the exons ATGTCCGAGGCTGATATTGGCCACATGGTTAACATGAAAAAGGGTGGGATTAGTGTTGGGCAGATATATCGGGCATTAGCAAATCAGGCAGGTGGCTACGAGTATCTCTCTTTCACGCAAAGGGACATGTACAATAAAATAGCAAAGCAGAGGTGCCAATTATCCGGTGATGCATATGCAGCTTTGAAGTATCTAGAAGATCAAGCAACAAATGACCCTTCTCTCTATTATAATCATCACATGGATGCCGATTGTACTTTGCGCAATTTATTCTGGTGCGATGGTCTCAATAGGGCAGACTACTCATTATTTGGCGACGTGCTGGCTTTTGATGCTAcctataagagaaataaatatatGTGTCCACTGGTGGTATTTTCTGGTATCAATCATCATAATCAAACAATTATCTTTGCTGCTGCTTTAATTTGCGATGAGAAAAAAGACACATATAGGTGGTTGCTACAACAACTGAAGGCGGCAATGAATTGGAAAGCACCTGTTTCGGTGATCACGGATGATGATCTATCAATGAAGTTCGCCATTGAGAAAGAGTTTCCTAATGCACATCATAGATTATGTGCATGGCATCTGATTCGCAATGCAACAAGTAACATTGGCAAGCCCCAGTTTACCTCCATGTTTAAAAAGTGTATGCTAGGCGActatgaaattgatgtatttcgTCAAAAGTGGTTTGAAATGGTTGAGGGATTTGGTGTCGAAAACAAGAATTGGGTCCTAGATATGtataaaaagagacattcatggGCAACTGCACATATAAGAGGGAAGTTTTTTGCTGGTTTTCAGACTACTTCTCGGTGCGAGGGATTAAACTCGATCATTGCAAAGTATGTCAACTCAAG ACAACTAGCCAACTTTGCTTGCCGAGATAACAAGAGATTTATCTCTACACGGGAAATGGCTTTGAATTTGTTGAAACAATTTAAGGAGGAAGATGCTGGACAATAA